The genomic segment CTTCAGTCACGGCAATTCCGCAAACTGATCGACAAACTCAGTACCAGGGACATTCAAAAAAGCGTTGACCACCGGCTACGAATGTTCAACCGGAAAACCGCAGAACTGCTGCACGACTCGCCAGATGAGGACATCCACAATCTGCGCAAACTCCTGAAGCGCATCCGCTACCTGATGGAACTGGACATCGACAGCTGGAAATCCGCCCTTAAGACCCTGCGACAGCGCCAGGATCTCTATGGCCGGTTCCAGGATCTGCATGTCCAGATTGAGCTGGTCAAACGGTTTGCTTCAAACTACCCGGAGGATCCAAACGGCGCACTTCAGGCACTGCTGGACCACCTGATCATCAAAAAGGACGACACCCGCAGACTGATTCTGTCCATCGGCGGGCTGAAAGCTGGCTGATGCCAGAACATCAGATTCAGATTCTGACCATACGAGCTTCCAGGAGCAGGTTGGGGCCCAGCTTCGCCACTCTCACCTGGCCCGGATTCAAGCCAAGGTCTTCCAGGGTTTCCTGGATATCGTCCATGGCCTCTTCCGAGGGTGCCGCCAGCAGCAACTCACGCACTGACTCCAGAATCATCTTCACCGGCACGGTCATGAAATACACCGAGATCACCAGCATCATCACAGGGTCTGCGTATACTGCCAGCTCTGACCACTGACTTTTCTCCAGCATCCAGGCGGCGGCAAAACCGATCATCACAGCAGCACTCAGGGCACTGTCCATCAGCCACTGCCTCTGCTCGGCCCTGACCAGGCCAGAGTCGTTCTGGAAGCTGGACCAGCGCAGATACACCCACACGGCCAGGCAACCCACCACGTTCACCGCACCAAACACCATGGCCATGTCGGCGGCCACCGCACGGCCACCCTGCAGCAGCGAAACCACCGCCGAGGCCAGCGAAAGCACACACACCAGGGCAATAACCAGGCCTTTCACCGCAATCACCAGCGGCTCCACCGCACCCAAACCAAACGGATAATCTTCTGTTGCCGGCCGACGCACCAGGCGAGCGGCATAGAGAGAAAGCAGGGACAGCGCCAGACTGATCAGTGAATAGGCGCCATCGAAAAGAATGACCAGGGAATCAACCCAAAGCCCCCAGCCGATACCGACGACAGCAAACAAGCCCGCACCGGCCGCAGATAATGTCAGCGCCATATTTTCCCGCGCCAGAGAAGTAAACATTTTGACCTCCTGAGAATTGCCGGCCATATTATCGGCATCATCACGAAGGCGTGAGTCGCTGAGCGACGGAAAATCCGGCGCAATGAGATAAGCATGAAAACTTCCCAGATTAAAACCTTTCTATCCGTGGTCCGGAACGGCAGCGTTGCCGCGGCCGCCCGCGAGCTGAACCGCAGCCGGACGACGGTCAGCACCGTGCTGGCCTCGCTGGAGGACGAGCTGGGGGTTGAGTTGTTTGAACGCAGCGGCAACCAGCTGCATTTGACCTCTATCGGCCAGTCCATTCTCACCGACTGTCGGCGCTTTGATCAGGTCGCCGGCCAGATACAGGCCCGCTGCCAGCACCACCTGAGCGGCGCCGAATCGGTCTTGCGCATCGCCCGGGACGATGCCATTCCCGAGGACGTGTGGCGAGACATCCTGCGCCGCCTGAAACAGCGGTTTCCGCAAACCAGCCTGTCGATTTATCTTGCCCCTCCGCGAGAGCTGCCCTCTCTGGTCCGCAACCAGTCGGTGGATGTCGCCTACGGCCTGATGCCGGAATTGATGAATGAGGGCTACCAATGGTTCCGCGAGCTGGCGGACGTGCGCATGCTGACCGTCGCTGCGCCCGAGCATCCACTTAGCCAACTGAAACGGGTAACCCAGGACGATCTGATCAGCCACACCGAAATCACCATCGCCTACATGCAGGATTCAGTGCTGGTGGCAGACTCGCCGGAAACCGCCAACTACCTGGCGTTTACCCAGTACGAGCTGATCCGGGATGCGGTGATGGACGGCGCCGGCTGGGCGGACCTGCCGTTACCGTTAATTGCTGAGGCACTGCGGAGAGAACAACTGAAAACCATCCACCACCGCAGCGCGCGCTGGTGGAAGGTCTTCAGCGCCCTGGAATCAGAACAAGCCCAGGGCGGCGCCGTGGTAGGCTGGCTGGCCGACGAACTGGAAGCCTATCTGGAGACGATGGCCTGAGGGCCTGGCTGCTCATCGGCCGGAGCACCCTCGTCGCACTTCTTGCAGTCCAGCTCAACTCCCAGCATGGCCTGCCGCCCTTCCGGGGTAACAACCCATGGGCGGTTCACCCAGGGCGGATCATGGCGCACATGCTGGTTATGCCCGCAGGCCAGCTGCGCCACCCAATGGTTTTCGTCGTCTTGGTGATAGCCGGTGATGCGCTGTTTCACGATCTCCCCCTTTGATCCCAGGCCGACCAGGAATAGATCCCCAGCGCCACCCAGATCATGCCAAAGCTCACCAGTTTTGCGGTGCTCAGGGGCTCGTGAAACAAAAACAGCGCAATCAGGAACTGGATGGTGGGGTTGATGTACATCAGAAAGCCCACGGTGGAGAGTTTCAGCCTTCGCGCCGCGCCAGCGAAGGCCAGCAGGGGAATGGCAGTAACCGCACCGCTGGAGAGCAGCAGCAAGGTACTGTAACTGGTGCCGCCAAAGTGAGACAAACCCGCCAATGACAGCCAGGCCAGCGTCACCAGCCCCAGCGGCAGCAACAGCAGAGTTTCCACAAACAGGCCAGACAGCCCATCCAGCTCGACCTTCTTTCGCATCAACCCGTAGGTGCCAAAGCTGAACGCCAGCACCAGGGTAATCCAGGGCAGCTCACCCAGCAGAACAAACTGGTACAGAATCGCCACTGCCGCAAGGGTCACCGCAACCACTTGCAAGCGTGAAATCCGCTCCCCCAGAATCAGCAGCCCCATGGCCACATTCACCAGCGGGGTAAGGAAGTACCCCAGGCTGGCCTGCAGCACGTGCCGGGTTTCCACGGCATAAATGTAGACGCCCCAGTTAAGGGCAATAAACACCGCGCAACCGAGCACAAACCCGAGCCGTTTCGGCTGTTTCAATGCTGCCGTAACCGCAGACCAACGTTTTAGCAGGGAAATAACAATCGCAAGAAACAGGCACGACCAGATCACCCGGTGAATCAACACTTCCCAGGCGGGAATACCCTTGAACAACGCGAAGTACAGGGGAAAGCTGCCCCACATCGTGTATGCAGCAAGGCCGAACACAACACCTTTGGTGTTTTCCCGGTTAACCGGAGATGTCGATTGCATAGGTTCCTCATCACTGATCGACACAATCTATCACAGCATGGGTGACGGGAACCCGTGAATTGTCTTAACCTGACACCATTGTCTGATTTGCCGAGGAGTGAACATGAAAACTGCACACGATTTGGTTGCCGCTGCAAAGCAAGAAATCCAGGAAGTGCCACTGGCCGATGCCGACACAGCGATTCAAAAAGCCGATCTACTTCTGGATGTCCGTGATGGCGAGGAGTACCGGGCCGGCCACCTACCCGGTGCGGTCAATGTTTCCCGGGGTTTGCTGGAGTTCAAGTTCAGCAACGATCCTGCCTTCGACGACCGGCAGATGAAGATTGTGCTCTACTGCAAGAACTCCGGCCGCGCGGCGCTCAGCGCCAGGTCCCTGAAGGAAATGGGCTACCTTAACGTGCTGTCTATCGAAGGCGGCTTTGATGCCTGGGCAGAAGCAGGCAAACCCGTGGTGAAACCGGAACTGCCCGACTTCGAGTGATCACCGCTTCAGGCAACAGGCTTTATACTTTCTCCCGCTGCCGCACGGGCAAGGTTCGTTGCGGCCGGGCTTGAGGGCACCCTCGCCCGTTTCGCCAGCCACGTAGAACCAGCGGCCATCCACCCGTGCAAAGTCAGAAACTTCCTCCAGATAGCCCCAACCGGTTCCAGCCCGGTAGACCGCAAGGAAATGAACGCGCCCACGGGAGCCCTGCTCACTGGCATCCAGAATCCGTAACGATGCCCAGTCCGGAGAGTGTTCCAGCTCAAGCTCCCCGGGCCGGGTGTCCGGATGCCAGGTGGCCAGCAGGTAGTCCGGATTGCGCAGCACGAACGCAGCATAGCGAGAGCGCATCAGCGCCTCGGGGGTGGGCGCCAGCTGCCCGGAATGCCAGGGTTGGCAGCAGTCACGGTAGGCCTTGCCGCTGCAGCAGGGGCAAAGACCTGGCGATGTCGTCGTGGTCATGGTGGCGGGCTCAGAAGATCCATTTTGCCGGCAGTCTAGCAAGCTGGCCCCAGCCTGTCCCGCCGGCCGTCAATCCGCCCACAGCCTGGCGCGAAACCCGCTGCGCCGCCAAAGCAACGCCAGCCAGAGCGCGTGCAGGTTGATCAGCAGCGCCAGCACCCACTCAAAGGCATCGTCTTTCTGGCTGTACCAGTCCGGCACCACTGCGGTCAGAATCACCGAGAGAATGCCCACCGCCAGCGTCAGCTGGCAAAGGCGCAACAAGCGCAGGCCAGAGGTATACCACCTGGGATGATTCATCAGGCAGGCACTGATCAGCAACTGGCACAGATAGGTGAATGAGAAGTACAGAACAACGCCAATACGGCGAGTCAGGTTAAAGCCGTCCCCCGCATGGCCCAGCGCCAGGGTATAAAAGGCAAGGGCAGCACAGGCAACCAACCCGAGCCATGGAATCCAGGCAACGCGCCGAGCCTGAACACCAAGCTGGCGCAACCAGAGACCGTTCAGCCACCAGAACAGAATCCCCAGCAGCGCTGCCGGCAGCATGGTCCCCTTAAAAATGAAATAAGCGGTACCGTGGCGCCCTGTGCGGCTGATACTGGTGCAGCTGTCCCAATACGGCACACACCACGACACATACCCTTCTATTACCGACACGGCAAAGGTCAGGTGGATCGTCAGCAAGGGAATCAGTGCCGCTGCAAACGCCAACCACCATAGTGGCAAAGATCGATGCCCCATACCGTTGCTCCTGAAACGTTTTTTCTCTGACGAACACCATCCGAAGTCGGATGGCAAACGTAGGCACAAACCCAAGAATAAGACAGATTCCAGGTGCAGGCGACGGCCAAAAACGCCATACTCGGCAACACATTGGCGAAAAATCAAGCGAAGACAAAAGTACCAATGAGATCCGGGATACCAACCATCAACCTACCCGCCCAGCCGGAAAAACCGGTTCCGGACACCAGTACCTCCGCCGAGGGCCTGCAGGCCGTGCTCGACAATCTCGATGCCCTGGTTTATGTGTCTGACTTCGAGACCCACGAATTACTTTACATGAACGCCTACGGCCGCCGCATCTGGGGCAGCATAGACGGCCGCAAATGCTGGCAGGCGCTGCAAGACAGCGACGGCCCTTGCTCTTTCTGCACGAATGACCTACTTGTCGCCGATGACGGCACCGCCAACGCACCTCATGTCTGGGAGTTCCAGAATCAGCTCGACCAACGCTGGTACCAATGCCGGGACCAGGCTATTCAGTGGACAGATGGTCGGCTGGCGAGGCTGGAGATTGCAACTGACATAACTGAACGAAAGAACATGGAGCTGGCGTTACACGAAGCCCACGAGCGGGCTCGGGCCGCCGCGTTCGAGGATGAACTGACCAGGCTCAGGAATCGCCGGGCGTTCTTTGAGTTTGGCAATCAACTACTCAGCCGCGCCCTGCGACAACAGTCCCCGATGGCACTGATCATGATGGACCTCGACCATTTCAAGCAAGTCAACGACACCCACGGTCACGAGGCGGGCGATGAGGTGCTTCGCAAGGTATCTTCAACGCTTGGTGAGAACATCCGCGACTATGACATCCTTGCCAGGATGGGCGGCGAAGAATTCGCACTCCTGCTCCCGGAAACCACGGAGCAGGAAGCTCTGGATACCGCTCACCGACTTCTGAGTGCGCTGACCAGCCTCACAGTGGATTATCGGAACCATGCAATCCAGATCAGCGCGAGTTTTGGGATTACCCGTCTGGGGCGGCAAGACCAGCGCCTGGAAGACCTGCTACACAGAGCAGACCGGGCACTCTATCGCTCGAAAGAGCTTGGACGTTGTCAGGTCAACCTCGATGCACCGTTATAAATCCTGATTGCCAACGTACCGGGCCGTATATTCCTCGATAAGCGCGGGCAATCTTCTGTTCACCGTCAGGTGCGAAAGCCGTTCCATAAAGGCTTCCCTGAAGGATTCTGAATTGCACGGTGAGCCTTTCGGAAACGCAAAGAACAGCCCCTCCCTCGAAATCGGTGGGTCCAGTGCAATAAAATCGCCGGCAAGCCCGAGCCTCTGGAGTTTCACCTGCCCCTGAAGTTGTTCGTACAACACATAGTCAACTCGGCCCGCCCTGGCCATCAGGAATGACTGTTCAATCGTGCGCACCCCTTCGATCATCAGGTTTGCTTTTGCGTACTGATCGAAACGCTGACCAAAACTGTTGTTGATCAGGGTGCTGCCCCGCTTCATCAGCAAGTCCGGCCAATGGCGATACTCAAAAGGCCGGTCCTTTGGCACCCAGACGTTGGTGGGCAAGTGAGTCATCGGCGGCAACACATAATCCATATAACCAATGCGCTCCGATGTCATGAAAGCGCCGGCCACGAGATCAAGATCACCCAGCTTTGCAAGATGCTGCACCCTGGCCCAGGAACCCTTGTCCCGAACCTCAACTTTAACTCCGAGCGGCTCTGTCAGCTCCCGCAAAAATGCTGGTATAGCGCCAACCAGCTCCCCGGGCGACCGGTCTGAACGCCAAAGCAGAGGTGGGTACTGAGGGTTACCACTGGCCAAGAGTGTGGTGCATACGAACCTTTCAGACTCTCCGGCCGCGACCCCGTGATGGCTTACCAACACCATCATCAAGCAGGCAAGCACGAGCCTTGTCATGGCCCCACCAATCGTCACTTTGATTGACACACAGTCTCCTGATGCGAGAAAGCAGCCGCTGCAAACTGGTTGATAAAATGAACTAAATTGAGTGTATCACCGATCCTGCCGACCGGCAGGCTGAAAACTTGATATCTCTCAAACCCCGGTCAACTTCCTCAAACCCGTTTCGCCAATTCATGTCAGCCCTTCACAATTCATATGTTATAACATAACATTGTCAGCCCGGATTCGGCTTCTCTCGCCAGACCAAGAGGTTCCAGCGATGACACAACACCCTCATAACCTCGAACACTCCTTAAGTGTCCACGGGAAAAATGTACAGTGCCTTGCGGAAATACTCCGTGACAACGTTAACCTGGCCGTCTGGCAGAGACCCCGGAACAACCACTGGGCCGCATTCGTAAATGAATTCTGTAGCCGCGCGGGGAACCTTGAACGTTTCGTCAGCCTCGAACGTGGGCAAAGTGCGGCCACTGCATTGCCCGGGTGGGCTCTTGATATCGAAGGTTCCAACCACTGGATTGCCGATGTCGACGAGCTGGCAGAGATGTATCAGTGCCTGTTTGAGCCTGAAGCGATAGGTCTTCGCATACATGTTCTGGCTGACACTATGTGCCCCAGATTTCATGTGGATCGGGTACCGGTGCGGCTGCTTTGCACTTACCGCGGGCCAGGAACCGAGTGGCTACCCGAACCCCTTGTTACCCGTCCTGCTGGTGAAGGCCCTCTGCCAGAGCAAACTGTTCCTTCTGATCAGATTCAAACGATACCCACAGCCGCCGTCGCCCTTCTGAAGGGCGAGGCGTGGGAAGGCAATGAGGGCCGGGGATTGGTGCATCGTTCACCGCAGCCGGATGGAAGCCCAAGACTGATTGTTGGCCTCGATTGGCTTTCATCGTGAACCAAAAATGAAACGTTATAACATGAACAAAGGAGTGAGAATCCCATGAAACTAGCACCCCCCACGCAAAAGCCGGTCTCAGCAAGGCTGATCATCCCATCCTTTGTGGCAGCCACAGCACTCATGCTTTCTGGATGCGGTGGCAGCAGCTCCGGTGACAGTCACGACCACACAGAGATCGATACCGCCGGGCGCCTGGCCATATATGACAGCACCGGCTCGCAGATCAAGGTGATGAACCTGGATGACGGAAGCGTACTTGAGCAATTTCCCCTGGACGGCGAAGCACCCCGCCTGTATCGATCACCCAACGCACGGTATGGGGTAGTCTTGCAGCGCGGAAATGACCTGGTGTCCTTTATTGACAGCGGACTCTATACCGAAGACCACGGCGACCACATGCACGATTACGCGGAAACGCCATCCATGCTGAGCCTAACGCTGAACGATCACCGGCCCACCCACTATTCCCTCGGCGAGGAGTATGGCGTGGTGTTCTACGACGGTTCAGCCAGCGCGGCCAACGCCAAGGTGACAGTCTTCTCCGACCACTCCCTGGAAAGTAACCGTGAGGTCGCATCTCTCGGCCGCGACAACAACATGCATGGCGTTGCCAAGATGGTAGGGGATCGCCTGTTCGTCACCCGTCGTGATTCATCGATTACCGATACGACCCTGCCGGCGGACGTTGAGCGGTACCAGCTGGACGGTGGCAGTTTCACCCACGAACACCTCTACGCTGAACAATGCCCACGCCTGCATGGCGCGGCAGCCAATCACCACGCCCTGGCCTTCGGCTGCTCCGATGGTGTGCTGGTGATCGATCTGGAAGACGATACCTTCCCCGCGGAAAAACTGGATAACCCACCAACCCTGATCGACGGCAGTCGCATTGGCACCCTGGTTGCTCATCATGACGTCGACGCCCTGGTCGGTGTTGCCGGAAACCAGCTTTTCGTCATCAACCCGGAAGATGCCGAGCCCTATCTGGAGCTGACTCTGGGCGAAGGCGTCACTCGCGTTGCCCAGGGCTTTGATGGTCACGGCGAAACCTTCTACGTGTTCGGTAATGACGGCAAGCTTCGGTTGTTCGACCCGGCCGACGGCTGGCTGCTGGCTGCCACCCTGGACGTTATGGAACCCCTGGCAGAGGGCGACCAAGTTGCGTTCACCGAGTCGGCCAGCGAAGACCGTCTGTTTGCACTGACACCGGACGGTCAGTCCATCATCGAAATCGACACCCATGAGCGGGAGGTTCTAAGGACCATCGCCCTGGACTTCCAGGCCGCCAGCATGGTCTGGCTTGGCCTGATGGATGATCACGACCACGATCACGCTCACTAACCAACACCGATGACACAGCGCCGGCTGCTTAACGCATCGCCGGCGCCGACTCCATTTCCTATGCAAGCAGTACGAGGATTCAACATGCGTTTTACCCGCCTTCAAGCCGGCCTGTTCTCCACCATGCTGATGCCATTTGCGTCGGCCCATGCTAATGAAATGAACCCAGACATCAGCGTGGTTCTGGATGGTTATTACAAACAGAACGCCACCGCGCTGTCCCACCGGGACGAGGGTTTTGGCCTTGGACACACCGAGCTGTCATTGTCTGCCCCAATCGATGACCTGTTCGCAGGCCGCCTGACCGCAGTCCTGGAGGAGCATCATGGCGAGACCGAAGTGGCACTGGAAGAAGCCTACCTGCAGACCACCGGCATGCCCTGGAACCTGAGTGTTCGGGGCGGCCGATTCCTGTCCCAGGTCGGCTATCTGAACAGTCGTCATATGCATGAAGACAACTTTGTCGAACGCCCCGCCGCCTACCGGGCTCTTCTGGGCAGCCACTACTTCGACGACGGCCTGCGGGTCAACCTGTTGATGCCGACACCGTTTTTCTGGCAGATCGGGGCGGAAGCTTTCAACGGTAATCGCCTGACGGAAGGTGACGAAGACATTGGTGTGTACACCGTCAACACCCGTTTCGGTGGCGACATCGGCGTATCACAAAGCTGGCAGGCCGGGCTGTCCTATCTGAACAACCGCCAGGTTCATGGTGACCATGACGGCGATCACGATCATGACCATGACCACGGTGATCACGACCACAGCCATGCCGCCGCCTACACCGGCGAGAACCTCTACATCGCCGACCTGGTCTGGAAATGGTCGCCTGATGGCAACACCCGCCAGCAACAGCTGACGCTCAGCGGCGAATACCTGTACGCGGACGAACTGAACGAACATGCCCGCTCCTCAGATTACCACCAGGGCTGGTATACCTCCGCTGTCTACCGCTTTACCCCACAGTGGTCTGTCGGAGCCCGCTATGGCCGGGTGGATCTCAAGGAAGCCCATGGTGACCACTTCCACGATCAGCAACTGAAAGAAACCGATGTGATGCTGGCCTGGTCCCGATCCCACTTCTCGACTCTGCGTCTGCAATACACGCACCAGAGTGCTCACGGTTTCGATGACGCCGACAACACCGTCACCCTGCAGTACGTGATGACCTTCGGAGCTCATGGTGCCCATGATTTCTAAGCCCAACCGCCTGGCATGGGTGTTTGGCTGGCTGCTGGCGTTTGCCAGCGTGCCGGCCAGCGCCAGTCTGAATGTGTTCGCCTGCGAACCAGAGTGGGCCAGCCTGGTCTCGGCGTTGCTGCCGGATGCAACCATCACCACCGCGACCACCGCCTGGCAAGACCCGCACTACATTGAGGCCAGACCCAGCCTGATTGCCGCCATGCGTAAAGCCGACCTGGCCGTGTGCACGGGTGCGTCGCTGGAAGCCGGCTGGCTGCCTTCGCTGATCTCAAGGGCGGCCAATCGCAAGATCCAGCCCGGTAGCGATGGGCTGTTCTTTGCCGCCGACCATGCGCCGCTGCATCAGAGTCATGAGCACGTTGACCGCAGCATGGGGGATGTCCACCCAGAGGGCGACCCGCATCTGCATCTGTCTCCGGACGCCATTCCCCTGGTTGCCAGTGCCCTCGCCGAACGACTGACTGCCCTGGCCCCCGATCAGCAAGCACAGATTCAAGTGAGGTACATTCGGTGGCGGGGAGAGTGGAACCAGCACCGCCAGTCCTGGCGCCATGCCGCCCGGCAACTGGCCGGGACCGGTGTGGTTACCCAGCACTCCACCTTCGATTACCTGCTGCGTTGGCTGGGCATCGAGGTCATTGCCGACCTGGAGCCGAAACCCGGGTTACCACCCGGCAGCGCGCACCTGCGGAACGTGCTGGCTACCCCGGACCTGGCTCGCGCCAGCGTGATTATGGTGGCCTCCTATCAGGATGATCGTCCGGCCCGGTGGTTATCGTCACAATCCGGCGTACCGGCGATAGTGCTGCCTGGCACCGTCACCGGCCAACCGGGTGAAGAGACTCTGGAGCAGGTTATCAACCTGATCGTCGACACACTGTTGAATCATCAAGAGCCAACGAATGTGGAATGAGTGGGGCTGGATGTGGCCGGCATTCACTGCCAGCACGCTGACTGCAATCGCCCTGGTGCCTCTGGGCAACCGGGTACTTGAGCGGGGTATGGTATTTGCGGATCTGGCGATCGCCCAGTGGGCGGCTCTGGGCATTTTACTGGTCGGTACCGTGTTACCCGCCGGTGGCGCTGCCCTGAGCCTCTCCGGGAGCCTGGCCCTTGCCCTGCTGGCCGTTGCCTTGGTCAGCCTGGTTTTACGGTATCTGACCCGTCACCGTGAAGCCATGATTGGCCTGCTCTACGCACTGGGCGCCTGCCTGGCCACCTTGCTGGTAAGCCAGGACCCCCACGGCGCACAGCGGCTTGCCCATACCCTTAACGGCGATCTGCTCTGGACCACACCCACGGTGCTGGGCCCGATGGTTCTGCTGGCACTGGCCGTGCTTGCCTGGCAGTGCGTCCTGCCACAGAGTTACAGGGGCTGGCTGTTCCTGCCAATGTTCGCTATCGCCATCACCCTGACGGTCGACCTGGCCGGCATCTACGTGGTGTTCACCTCATTGATTGCCGCCCCACTGCTACTGATACACCTGCGTGGCACCAGCATTGTCTTCGCCATACTGACGTGCCTGGCGGGCCACAGTCTGGGGCTTCTGATCTCGGCCTGGCAGGATCTGCCAACCGGGCCAACCTTGGTTATCGCTGCCATGGCCACCTGTGCCAGTGTGGCGGTGCTGGCGCGCCCGCCCACTGCGCGGCATTCGTTATGATGGTCAGCGGGTGGTAAATAGCGCACATCAACGCCTTGCTCCAATCCCGAAAGTGCCGGGAAAAGGCAAGAACTCGTCAGCGCTCTGATCGTAGGGCGGAGCTTGCAAAATCTCTTGAAAGCGCCCAGCAGAAACCATGGCTGCCAGTCGCTTCGACACTGCAACTCGAAGATAGCTTGTGTTGCATGGTGACTTTTTGGAAAACGCAAGAAACAGCCCTTGTCTTGTCAGAGGCCTGTCCAGCATAGAGAAGAGACCGAGCATGCCAAATTTTCGAAGCTTTTCCTTTCCACGCAACTCCTCGTAAAGCACATAATCAACGCGTTCCGCCCGCATCATCATGAAGGCTTGTTCAATCGAACGCACCCGTTCCAGTTTCAGATATTGCCTTGCGTAAAGGTCGAAATCAGGACCAAAGCTTTTGCCGATCGTGGTGGAGCCGCGCAGGCCCCTCAGATCACTCCAGTCGCGGTAATCGAAATTGCGCCCCCGACCAATCCAGATGCCTGTTGTCAGATAGGTCATAGGCGGTTCAAGGTAGTCAAAATGAAGGAGGCGTTCGGGCGTTTTATAGATACCGGCGATCAAATCGATATCGCCGTCTATCCCGAACTTCTGCACCCGAGCCCAACTACCCATCTCACGGATATCAAGCGTGATTCCCAAGGGCTCAAAGGTTTCACGCAGAAAGGGGACTGCGGCACCAATCAACTTACCGGGACGCTCCTGTGAGCGGCTAAGAAGTGGGGCCGATTCGGGGTTGCCACTGACAATTAACAGGTCGCACTGGTGCCGCCCCCTGGCTTTCACGGTTGCGGATGTCATGCCCAAAGATGCAAGCATCAGCAAAAGCATCAACCACAGCACCGGGTTGCTTAAATGATCCTTGCCCACGGTAGCCATCGCATGCCCTGCCCCACGGCTTTGTACCTTTTAAATCTAGCACAGTTTCTACTGGGGGACCCAACATGGGCTCATTGACCAGTGCGACGGGTAACCGCCATGGTTAGCCTGGAAATACAAGTCAGCTTGCCTTGCTCGTTCTCCAGGCGGATTTCCCAAACCTGGGTAGTGCTGCCGAT from the Marinobacter sp. LQ44 genome contains:
- a CDS encoding GGDEF domain-containing protein — its product is MRSGIPTINLPAQPEKPVPDTSTSAEGLQAVLDNLDALVYVSDFETHELLYMNAYGRRIWGSIDGRKCWQALQDSDGPCSFCTNDLLVADDGTANAPHVWEFQNQLDQRWYQCRDQAIQWTDGRLARLEIATDITERKNMELALHEAHERARAAAFEDELTRLRNRRAFFEFGNQLLSRALRQQSPMALIMMDLDHFKQVNDTHGHEAGDEVLRKVSSTLGENIRDYDILARMGGEEFALLLPETTEQEALDTAHRLLSALTSLTVDYRNHAIQISASFGITRLGRQDQRLEDLLHRADRALYRSKELGRCQVNLDAPL
- a CDS encoding cation diffusion facilitator family transporter; translated protein: MFTSLARENMALTLSAAGAGLFAVVGIGWGLWVDSLVILFDGAYSLISLALSLLSLYAARLVRRPATEDYPFGLGAVEPLVIAVKGLVIALVCVLSLASAVVSLLQGGRAVAADMAMVFGAVNVVGCLAVWVYLRWSSFQNDSGLVRAEQRQWLMDSALSAAVMIGFAAAWMLEKSQWSELAVYADPVMMLVISVYFMTVPVKMILESVRELLLAAPSEEAMDDIQETLEDLGLNPGQVRVAKLGPNLLLEARMVRI
- a CDS encoding LysR family transcriptional regulator, whose translation is MKTSQIKTFLSVVRNGSVAAAARELNRSRTTVSTVLASLEDELGVELFERSGNQLHLTSIGQSILTDCRRFDQVAGQIQARCQHHLSGAESVLRIARDDAIPEDVWRDILRRLKQRFPQTSLSIYLAPPRELPSLVRNQSVDVAYGLMPELMNEGYQWFRELADVRMLTVAAPEHPLSQLKRVTQDDLISHTEITIAYMQDSVLVADSPETANYLAFTQYELIRDAVMDGAGWADLPLPLIAEALRREQLKTIHHRSARWWKVFSALESEQAQGGAVVGWLADELEAYLETMA
- a CDS encoding YchJ family protein produces the protein MTTTTSPGLCPCCSGKAYRDCCQPWHSGQLAPTPEALMRSRYAAFVLRNPDYLLATWHPDTRPGELELEHSPDWASLRILDASEQGSRGRVHFLAVYRAGTGWGYLEEVSDFARVDGRWFYVAGETGEGALKPGRNEPCPCGSGRKYKACCLKR
- a CDS encoding DUF3565 domain-containing protein codes for the protein MKQRITGYHQDDENHWVAQLACGHNQHVRHDPPWVNRPWVVTPEGRQAMLGVELDCKKCDEGAPADEQPGPQAIVSR
- the rarD gene encoding EamA family transporter RarD translates to MQSTSPVNRENTKGVVFGLAAYTMWGSFPLYFALFKGIPAWEVLIHRVIWSCLFLAIVISLLKRWSAVTAALKQPKRLGFVLGCAVFIALNWGVYIYAVETRHVLQASLGYFLTPLVNVAMGLLILGERISRLQVVAVTLAAVAILYQFVLLGELPWITLVLAFSFGTYGLMRKKVELDGLSGLFVETLLLLPLGLVTLAWLSLAGLSHFGGTSYSTLLLLSSGAVTAIPLLAFAGAARRLKLSTVGFLMYINPTIQFLIALFLFHEPLSTAKLVSFGMIWVALGIYSWSAWDQRGRS
- a CDS encoding DUF1826 domain-containing protein, with product MTQHPHNLEHSLSVHGKNVQCLAEILRDNVNLAVWQRPRNNHWAAFVNEFCSRAGNLERFVSLERGQSAATALPGWALDIEGSNHWIADVDELAEMYQCLFEPEAIGLRIHVLADTMCPRFHVDRVPVRLLCTYRGPGTEWLPEPLVTRPAGEGPLPEQTVPSDQIQTIPTAAVALLKGEAWEGNEGRGLVHRSPQPDGSPRLIVGLDWLSS
- a CDS encoding metal ABC transporter solute-binding protein, Zn/Mn family; translated protein: MISKPNRLAWVFGWLLAFASVPASASLNVFACEPEWASLVSALLPDATITTATTAWQDPHYIEARPSLIAAMRKADLAVCTGASLEAGWLPSLISRAANRKIQPGSDGLFFAADHAPLHQSHEHVDRSMGDVHPEGDPHLHLSPDAIPLVASALAERLTALAPDQQAQIQVRYIRWRGEWNQHRQSWRHAARQLAGTGVVTQHSTFDYLLRWLGIEVIADLEPKPGLPPGSAHLRNVLATPDLARASVIMVASYQDDRPARWLSSQSGVPAIVLPGTVTGQPGEETLEQVINLIVDTLLNHQEPTNVE
- a CDS encoding substrate-binding periplasmic protein, whose amino-acid sequence is MSIKVTIGGAMTRLVLACLMMVLVSHHGVAAGESERFVCTTLLASGNPQYPPLLWRSDRSPGELVGAIPAFLRELTEPLGVKVEVRDKGSWARVQHLAKLGDLDLVAGAFMTSERIGYMDYVLPPMTHLPTNVWVPKDRPFEYRHWPDLLMKRGSTLINNSFGQRFDQYAKANLMIEGVRTIEQSFLMARAGRVDYVLYEQLQGQVKLQRLGLAGDFIALDPPISREGLFFAFPKGSPCNSESFREAFMERLSHLTVNRRLPALIEEYTARYVGNQDL
- a CDS encoding rhodanese-like domain-containing protein; translated protein: MKTAHDLVAAAKQEIQEVPLADADTAIQKADLLLDVRDGEEYRAGHLPGAVNVSRGLLEFKFSNDPAFDDRQMKIVLYCKNSGRAALSARSLKEMGYLNVLSIEGGFDAWAEAGKPVVKPELPDFE